Proteins encoded together in one Phaeodactylum tricornutum CCAP 1055/1 chromosome 25, whole genome shotgun sequence window:
- a CDS encoding predicted protein: MREDPLESSTRSVVSVRSRERRKPGLTNARNRTSRCMTGLLVGLAGLMLLSLTQMVRLHREPLVGMGGLSSLPWSNGEWKLGQQQQQQQQQQQRHRIGDDNHTAHNNDQTALRLPRLASPNTTTNHSDTMIVLDQQLSFPEDKRVILEVLRAAGVTSIQAPSWELLPDTRTLTTLYGPIDQPIVLGLETCQAFRDAIPQAERYVAPAGMFNTGTNALERHLTNNVFGVQKAWQVPWGKHRTESKRLHHAAVSLEGINQTAVLPIVVIRDPFFWMQSMCKHPYAAKWARGAQRCPGLKTLPRDFRRFSADKLPRNQTSFRVKVIFSATDVQFWDSLVHLWSRWYRDYWEAPYPRLMIRFEDLLLHSDDIVQSIAECVGGTANRNHVVETGTSKNHGSGADFVKAVIKTGDLGMRLKHLTQPDLHYATEHLDAELMQAFRYNLSTVNR, encoded by the exons ATGCGTGAGGATCCTTTAGAGTCGAGCACACGGTCGGTGGTTTCGGTACGTTCGCGGGAACGACGGAAACCGGGGTTGACCAACGCTCGGAATCGGACGTCCCGTTGCATGACGGGTCTCCTCGTCGGACTCGCCGGACTAATGCTTCTTTCTCTGACACAAATGGTACGCTTACACCGGGAACCGTTGGTAGGCATGGGGGGCCTTTCCTCTCTGCCTTGGAGCAACGGTGAATGGAAGCTagggcaacaacaacaacaacaacaacaacaacaacaacgccatCGAATCGGCGACGACAATCACACGGcacacaacaacgaccaaacGGCACTGCGCCTCCCGCGTCTGGCCTCTCCCAACACGACCACGAATCACAGCGATACGATGATCGTTCTGGATCAGCAGCTATCCTTTCCGGAAGACAAGCGTGTCATTCTGGAGGTACTCCGCGCGGCTGGCGTCACCTCGATCCAGGCCCCGTCCTGGGAACTCCTCCCCGATACCCGCACACTCACCACACTCTACGGTCCCATTGATCAACCCATTGTCCTAGGTCTTGAAACATGTCAAGCCTTCCGCGACGCCATACCCCAGGCGGAACGGTACGTCGCACCCGCCGGAATGTTCAACACCGGAACCAACGCCTTGGAACGACACTTGACCAACAACGTTTTCGGTGTACAAAAAGCCTGGCAAGTTCCGTGGGGCAAACACCGGACCGAAAGCAAACGATTGCATCACGCCGCCGTGTCCCTGGAAGGAATCAATCAAACGGCAGTCTTGCCTATTGTCGTTATACGGGATCCATTCTTTTGGATGCAAAG CATG TGCAAACATCCCTACGCCGCCAAATGGGCCCGCGGCGCGCAACGCTGTCCGGGTTTAAAAACGCTGCCTCGAGATTTCAGACGCTTTAGCGCCGATAAGCTGCCCCGCAATCAAACCAGCTTTCGCGTCAAGGTCATTTTTAGCGCCACCGATGTACAATTTTGGGATTCGCTCGTACATTTATGGAGTCGATGGTACCGCGATTACTGGGAGGCACCCTACCCACGTTTGATGATCCGTTTCGAAGACTTGCTGCTGCATTCCGACGACATTGTCCAAAGCATTGCGGAATGCGTGGGCGGTACCGCCAACCGCAACCACGTGGTGGAAACGGGGACGAGCAAGAACCACGGTAGCGGCGCGGACTTTGTCAAGGCCGTGATCAAAACGGGAGACTTGGGAATGCGGCTCAAACACTTGACCCAACCCGATCTTCACTACGCGACCGAACACTTGGATGCCGAACTGATGCAAGCATTTCGATACAATCTTTCCACAGTCAATAGATAG
- a CDS encoding predicted protein, producing MYAVTILCWAGCWWSLGDAFAVSPLFHPLFVVRNNRPASWSYTTELSLAKGNKRSNEPRFESQAPNRTVLETVKGNQSDSSTLESTSPRDAEATKNTTASVRSIPENTPNATVAVSSSPPPPLRKIESSPSPTIPPPRVSSHKPTNVAKNWLYLQSIGAITGRGEFASASQKESVRTVVAALEAVNPTPEPAASPHLLGRWELVFTDTHLFRSSPFFMAARAVCVTDDAVQQFHWFCDMHRRALAISNIRAVRQIIGPTRLTSEFEVRAGAVPFLHDFTPWAYSGGWPITIDGSIVSTADWRLTTNATAASSSSNETNNAMEFYMDTVQIKGSNLPGLRQILDTGNVQLQSRELARWLENTVASYHTPRPVFATTYLDETLRISRDVDGHVFVYVKTSDDTTPTDYSPIDADLGVGRLLEGFNDAVTKFYL from the coding sequence ATGTACGCCGTGACGATTCTGTGCTGGGCTGGGTGTTGGTGGTCGTTGGGAGACGCCTTTGCCGTGTCACCATTGTTCCACCCGCTTTTTGTTGTGAGGAATAACCGTCCAGCGTCGTGGTCCTACACTACCGAGTTGTCTTTGGCCAAAGGCAACAAGCGGTCCAACGAGCCGCGTTTCGAGTCTCAAGCTCCGAATCGCACCGTGTTGGAGACAGTCAAGGGTAACCAGTCAGACTCGTCAACGTTAGAGTCAACATCACCAAGAGACGCCGAGGCAACAAAAAATACCACTGCGTCTGTGAGATCCATCCCGGAAAACACTCCCAACGCGACCGTAGCTGTCTCGTCAtccccaccaccaccactacgAAAGATCGAAAGCTCCCCGTCACCGACCATTCCACCACCCCGTGTCAGCAGCCACAAGCCGACGAACGTGGCAAAGAACTGGTTGTACTTGCAGTCCATAGGCGCCATTACGGGTCGTGGCGAGTTCGCGTCCGCGTCACAAAAAGAGTCCGTCCGTACCGTGGTGGCGGCGCTCGAAGCCGTCAATCCCACCCCAGAACCCGCCGCCTCCCCACACTTACTCGGTCGATGGGAACTCGTCTTTACCGACACGCATCTGTTTCGGAGTTCCCCCTTCTTCATGGCGGCCCGGGCCGTTTGCGTcacggacgacgccgtccaACAATTTCACTGGTTCTGCGACATGCACCGCCGGGCTCTCGCCATTAGCAATATCAGGGCCGTCCGTCAAATTATTGGTCCAACCCGTTTGACTTCGGAATTCGAAGTCCGAGCCGGTGCCGTACCCTTTCTCCACGACTTTACCCCCTGGGCCTATTCCGGAGGTTGGCCGATCACCATTGACGGTTCCATTGTCAGTACGGCCGATTGGCGACTAACGACCAACGCGACGGCGGCATCGTCGTCCAGCAACGAGACGAACAACGCTATGGAATTCTACATGGACACGGTACAAATCAAGGGTTCCAACCTGCCCGGCCTCCGACAGATCCTCGATACGGGTAACGTGCAACTCCAATCACGGGAACTGGCCCGCTGGCTGGAGAACACCGTGGCGTCCTATCATACCCCGCGACCCGTGTTTGCGACGACTTATTTGGACGAAACCTTACGGATCAGTCGAGACGTGGATGGACACGTTTTCGTCTACGTCAAAACGTCCGACGATACC